The Alteromonas stellipolaris genome includes a region encoding these proteins:
- the murA gene encoding UDP-N-acetylglucosamine 1-carboxyvinyltransferase, whose protein sequence is MDKLVIKKGPALQGTVRISGAKNAALPLLMTSLLSDQPCRYTNVPRLRDINTTVALLRELGVEVAQPAANDVVLDSSTLQSITASYELVRTMRASILVLGPLLAKQGKANVSLPGGCAIGARPVNLHLTGLEKMGAKIEVDEGYIRAEVDGRLKGARIFMDMVSVGATENLMMAAALADGTTVLENAAREPEIVDLANCLIQMGAVISGAGTDKITIEGVETLNGCDYRVLPDRIETGTFLVAAAVTGGKIRCTHAAPETLEAVIDKLEQAGAVITQGEDWIELDMQGKQPKAVRVKTAPHPAFPTDMQAQFVTLNCVAEGTGVITETIFENRFMHVPELQRMGAEIALEGNSAVSKGSSALKGAPVMATDLRASASLVIAGLIADGETHVNRIYHLDRGYEAIEEKLGALGANIERVKE, encoded by the coding sequence GTGGATAAACTTGTTATAAAGAAAGGCCCTGCACTACAGGGAACCGTGCGTATTTCCGGTGCTAAGAATGCTGCGTTACCATTATTGATGACCAGTTTACTTAGCGACCAGCCATGTCGTTATACCAACGTGCCTCGACTGCGTGATATTAATACCACAGTAGCACTGTTGCGAGAGCTAGGCGTTGAAGTAGCACAACCTGCTGCAAACGATGTTGTATTAGACTCAAGCACGCTGCAAAGCATCACAGCTTCATACGAGTTAGTACGCACTATGCGTGCTTCAATTTTAGTGCTTGGTCCTTTGCTTGCGAAACAAGGCAAAGCAAACGTATCACTTCCTGGTGGCTGCGCTATAGGTGCACGCCCTGTAAATCTTCATTTAACTGGCCTTGAAAAAATGGGCGCAAAAATTGAAGTAGACGAAGGGTACATTCGCGCTGAAGTTGATGGTCGTTTAAAAGGTGCACGCATCTTTATGGACATGGTTAGTGTTGGCGCTACCGAAAACCTAATGATGGCAGCCGCGTTGGCAGACGGTACTACCGTGCTAGAAAACGCTGCGCGTGAGCCTGAAATTGTCGATTTAGCTAACTGCCTTATTCAAATGGGTGCGGTTATCTCTGGTGCAGGTACTGATAAAATTACTATTGAAGGGGTAGAAACCCTAAATGGTTGTGACTATCGTGTACTGCCTGATCGTATTGAAACCGGTACTTTCTTAGTCGCTGCTGCGGTAACAGGCGGAAAAATTCGCTGTACTCATGCAGCACCTGAAACATTAGAAGCGGTTATCGATAAGCTTGAACAAGCCGGTGCGGTTATCACCCAAGGTGAAGACTGGATTGAGCTAGACATGCAAGGCAAGCAGCCCAAAGCAGTTCGCGTTAAAACTGCGCCACACCCTGCATTTCCAACAGATATGCAAGCCCAGTTCGTTACGTTAAACTGCGTAGCGGAAGGCACAGGTGTTATAACCGAAACTATCTTTGAAAACCGCTTTATGCACGTACCAGAGCTACAACGTATGGGTGCTGAAATTGCCCTTGAAGGTAACTCTGCGGTATCTAAAGGCAGCTCAGCGCTTAAAGGTGCACCTGTAATGGCAACCGATTTACGTGCGTCTGCAAGCTTAGTGATTGCTGGGTTGATTGCCGATGGTGAAACCCATGTAAACCGAATCTATCACCTAGACCGCGGTTACGAAGCTATTGAAGAGAAGTTAGGTGCACTTGGCGCGAACATCGAGCGTGTTAAAGAGTAA
- a CDS encoding YebC/PmpR family DNA-binding transcriptional regulator: MGRAFEVRKAAMAKTAGAKTKVYSKYGKEIYVCAKNGGADPDTNLSLRRLMEKAKKDQVPGHVIDKAIDKAAGGAGEDFQPMRYEGFGPGNCMVIVDCLSDNANRTITEVRNCFTKTNAKLGAQGAVSHMFDHQAVFQFDGDDEDAILEVLMEADVDVTEVEGEDGKITVYAPHTEYFQVKTALTEAYPDISFDAEEMSWIPQTESDISEEDMPMFEKFMDMLNDCDDVQDVYHNGITPN; encoded by the coding sequence ATGGGAAGAGCATTCGAAGTAAGAAAAGCCGCTATGGCCAAGACCGCTGGCGCAAAAACTAAAGTGTATTCAAAGTACGGTAAAGAAATTTACGTGTGCGCTAAAAACGGCGGCGCCGATCCAGATACTAACTTATCGCTTCGCCGTTTAATGGAAAAAGCGAAAAAAGACCAAGTACCAGGTCACGTTATCGATAAAGCTATTGATAAAGCCGCTGGTGGCGCGGGTGAAGACTTTCAACCTATGCGTTATGAAGGCTTTGGCCCAGGCAACTGCATGGTAATTGTGGATTGTCTTTCTGATAACGCTAACCGTACCATTACTGAAGTACGTAACTGCTTCACTAAGACTAATGCAAAGCTTGGCGCACAAGGCGCTGTGTCGCACATGTTCGATCACCAAGCCGTATTCCAATTTGATGGCGACGACGAAGACGCTATTTTAGAAGTTTTGATGGAAGCGGATGTTGACGTTACTGAAGTGGAAGGCGAAGACGGCAAAATTACCGTTTATGCGCCACATACTGAGTACTTCCAAGTTAAAACTGCACTTACCGAAGCCTACCCAGATATTAGCTTCGACGCAGAAGAGATGAGCTGGATCCCGCAAACGGAATCAGACATCAGTGAAGAAGATATGCCTATGTTCGAAAAATTCATGGACATGCTGAACGACTGCGACGACGTACAAGATGTTTACCACAATGGTATAACACCAAACTAA
- a CDS encoding helix-turn-helix domain-containing protein has translation MAWQSDLPYYLLVCCSLGIMLTHAFKNDKQTVNYLIAIFSASLCMVATQKLSADTLGVYQYVIGLATCATCNVVWLIARTLFREHNPLSRRHIAVALVVAGLVIFNQTWHLVVSSDIPHLLNQAQMLKLKQGMNEITTLLSSSILALSFWEALRGFENKNIIQKRQSIVFATAFFLGLFNSSILPKFLFTPTEVEFYAPWLICSSAMLILGAIQYVVHSQKMSVRRRGQIKNQPQNEPRNQVNAGTPSQSLNGGISDSSCLNSTSSEGDAIQQDEAIDMAVVKGINTLIHQEQIFLQPNLKIAHLAQALDTSEYKVSKAIRGYFAAANFNLFVNQFRVKHAKQLLRDNECQQWSILVIALESGFSSLATFNRVFKAISGQMPSEYRKQGSTMNYSVPSV, from the coding sequence GTGGCGTGGCAAAGCGATTTACCTTATTACCTTTTAGTGTGCTGTAGTTTGGGCATAATGCTTACCCATGCGTTCAAAAATGATAAGCAGACAGTTAATTATTTAATCGCCATATTTAGTGCATCGCTTTGTATGGTGGCCACGCAGAAATTGAGTGCTGATACCCTTGGCGTGTATCAGTATGTTATTGGGCTAGCAACCTGTGCAACGTGCAATGTGGTTTGGTTAATTGCAAGAACGCTATTTCGAGAACATAACCCCTTAAGTCGCAGACATATTGCGGTAGCACTTGTGGTTGCAGGATTAGTGATATTTAATCAAACGTGGCACTTAGTAGTATCGAGCGATATTCCACACCTGTTAAACCAAGCACAGATGCTTAAACTTAAACAGGGAATGAATGAAATTACGACCTTGCTTTCATCAAGCATTTTAGCATTGTCGTTTTGGGAAGCTTTGCGCGGGTTTGAGAACAAAAATATCATCCAAAAGCGCCAGTCGATAGTCTTTGCCACAGCTTTTTTCCTTGGCTTATTTAACTCATCAATATTACCTAAATTTCTATTCACGCCCACAGAAGTTGAATTTTACGCACCCTGGTTAATATGCTCTTCGGCAATGCTAATTCTTGGTGCCATTCAGTACGTGGTTCACTCGCAAAAAATGAGTGTTCGACGACGTGGGCAAATAAAAAATCAACCACAGAATGAACCACGAAATCAAGTTAACGCTGGCACACCTAGTCAATCATTAAATGGCGGCATCTCTGATTCTTCTTGTCTCAATAGCACTAGCAGTGAGGGCGACGCAATACAACAAGATGAAGCAATTGATATGGCTGTTGTGAAAGGAATAAATACGTTAATTCATCAGGAACAAATATTTTTGCAACCAAACTTAAAAATAGCTCATTTAGCGCAAGCGTTAGATACCTCGGAATATAAAGTCAGTAAGGCCATAAGAGGCTACTTTGCTGCGGCCAACTTTAACCTGTTCGTGAATCAGTTTAGGGTAAAGCATGCTAAGCAACTATTGCGGGATAACGAATGCCAGCAATGGAGTATTTTAGTAATAGCATTGGAGAGTGGTTTTTCGTCCTTAGCAACATTCAATCGGGTGTTTAAAGCCATTTCAGGGCAAATGCCAAGTGAATATAGAAAGCAGGGAAGTACAATGAATTATAGTGTGCCGAGCGTATAA
- a CDS encoding DegQ family serine endoprotease — MKVSFRQYVVASAVLVSSLGFSVNSYAALPFFSDKKDEVPSLAPMLEEATPAVVSIAVEGTQSSRQQVPEMFQYFFGAPQEQVQERPFRGLGSGVIIDADKGYVVTNNHVVDNADEITVKLTDGREFKAKKLGSDEQSDIALLKIDSDDLTALPLADSDALRVGDFVVAIGNPFGLSQTVTSGIVSALGRSGLNIGGYEDFIQTDAAINRGNSGGALVSLRGELVGINTAIFGPNGGNVGIGFAIPSNMMKSLVDQIAEYGEVRRGLLGILGSDIDAGLAEAMNADVNIGAFVSEVTPESAADKAGIQAGDIITGINGRNLHSFQELRAKISSMGAGAEVELTIMRKGKKMNMDVVLGDATQSTVTAAQIHPALEGATLTNGTDEAGNAGVVISELANGSPAARIGLKPDDIVMGVNRLRTPSVAEFRDALDKAKGVIALNVKRGNSTIYLLIRQ; from the coding sequence ATGAAAGTGTCTTTTCGTCAGTATGTCGTGGCGTCTGCAGTATTAGTAAGTTCTCTTGGCTTTAGCGTGAACTCTTATGCGGCATTGCCGTTCTTTTCAGATAAAAAGGATGAGGTGCCGTCTCTAGCCCCAATGCTAGAAGAAGCAACGCCTGCAGTGGTAAGTATTGCCGTTGAGGGAACGCAAAGCTCTCGTCAACAAGTGCCTGAAATGTTTCAGTATTTTTTCGGCGCACCGCAAGAACAGGTTCAAGAGCGACCGTTTAGGGGGTTGGGTTCAGGTGTTATTATTGATGCGGATAAAGGCTATGTGGTAACGAACAACCACGTTGTCGATAATGCCGATGAAATTACCGTCAAGCTTACCGATGGCCGTGAGTTTAAAGCAAAAAAACTCGGCTCTGATGAACAAAGTGATATAGCGTTGTTGAAAATCGATTCAGATGATCTCACCGCATTACCACTGGCCGATTCAGATGCGTTGCGAGTGGGTGACTTTGTGGTAGCTATTGGTAACCCTTTTGGTTTATCACAAACGGTTACCTCAGGTATTGTTAGTGCACTAGGCCGCTCTGGTTTGAACATTGGTGGCTACGAAGATTTCATTCAAACCGACGCTGCAATTAACCGTGGTAACTCGGGTGGAGCCTTGGTTAGTTTGCGCGGCGAACTCGTCGGTATAAATACTGCAATTTTCGGCCCTAACGGCGGTAACGTGGGAATTGGCTTCGCTATTCCTAGCAATATGATGAAAAGCTTAGTCGATCAAATTGCTGAATATGGCGAAGTTCGCCGTGGATTATTGGGCATTCTAGGCAGCGACATAGACGCAGGCCTTGCAGAAGCGATGAACGCCGATGTGAACATTGGTGCGTTTGTTAGTGAAGTAACTCCAGAATCTGCTGCTGACAAAGCGGGCATTCAAGCTGGTGATATTATTACCGGTATTAATGGTAGAAACTTGCATAGCTTCCAAGAGCTGAGAGCTAAAATCTCTAGCATGGGTGCAGGTGCTGAGGTTGAACTTACCATTATGCGTAAAGGTAAGAAGATGAATATGGATGTTGTGCTTGGCGATGCTACGCAATCAACCGTCACAGCTGCACAAATTCATCCTGCACTTGAAGGTGCTACGCTAACTAATGGTACTGATGAAGCAGGTAATGCGGGTGTGGTTATTTCTGAACTGGCTAATGGCAGCCCCGCTGCACGCATTGGCTTGAAGCCTGATGATATTGTGATGGGTGTGAACCGCCTACGCACGCCATCTGTGGCTGAGTTTAGAGATGCGTTAGATAAAGCAAAAGGGGTTATTGCTCTTAATGTTAAACGTGGAAACTCTACGATTTACTTATTGATTCGTCAGTAG
- the zapE gene encoding cell division protein ZapE: MTPWEKYQVDLTSPEFQYDAAQENAVKELQRLFEELTQPEKKHTWRVKLKSAFGKGQKNAGIQGIYFYGGVGRGKTYLVDTFYDCLPFKNKMRVHFHRFMHRIHDELKQLTNAQDPLKTIAAKLAKETKVICFDEFFVSDITDAMILGTLMEELFGYGIVLVATSNIVPDDLYKNGLQRARFLPAIDLINQNTRVINVDSGVDYRLRTLEQAEIYHYPLDGDAIKNLHSYFAQLAPEAGSENETIEVNNRQIDTLRDADGVLMIEFNALCGGPRSQSDYIELSRCYHSVLLANVKVMGQHNDDVARRFIAMVDEFYERHVKLIISAEVAMDNLYGEGLLNFEFRRCLSRLSEMQSHEYLATEHLP, from the coding sequence ATGACGCCATGGGAAAAATATCAAGTAGATTTGACGTCGCCTGAATTTCAGTACGATGCAGCACAAGAAAATGCGGTTAAAGAATTACAGCGTTTATTTGAGGAGTTAACCCAGCCAGAGAAAAAACATACGTGGCGGGTAAAGCTTAAGTCGGCATTTGGTAAAGGCCAAAAGAACGCTGGCATTCAAGGTATTTACTTTTATGGTGGTGTAGGCAGAGGAAAAACCTATTTGGTGGATACCTTCTACGACTGCCTGCCGTTTAAAAATAAAATGCGTGTGCATTTTCACCGGTTTATGCACCGAATTCATGACGAGCTTAAGCAGCTTACCAACGCACAAGACCCGTTAAAAACCATTGCGGCCAAGTTAGCCAAAGAAACCAAGGTAATTTGTTTTGATGAGTTTTTTGTATCGGACATTACCGATGCCATGATCTTAGGCACGCTAATGGAAGAGCTTTTCGGTTATGGCATTGTGCTGGTGGCTACATCAAACATTGTTCCAGATGACTTATACAAAAATGGCCTTCAGCGTGCACGCTTTTTACCGGCTATCGACTTAATTAATCAAAATACACGAGTGATAAATGTAGATAGTGGTGTGGACTATCGTCTTCGTACTCTTGAACAGGCAGAAATTTATCATTACCCCCTTGATGGCGATGCGATTAAGAATTTACATAGTTACTTTGCGCAGTTAGCACCTGAAGCGGGTTCAGAAAACGAAACGATAGAAGTGAATAACAGGCAAATAGACACCCTTAGAGATGCTGATGGTGTGTTAATGATAGAATTTAATGCGCTATGTGGTGGGCCGCGAAGTCAAAGCGATTATATCGAGCTAAGTCGTTGTTACCATTCGGTGTTATTAGCTAACGTAAAAGTGATGGGGCAACATAATGACGATGTTGCACGCCGCTTTATTGCCATGGTAGATGAATTTTACGAACGTCATGTAAAGCTGATTATTTCTGCCGAAGTTGCAATGGACAATTTATACGGCGAGGGGCTGCTGAACTTTGAATTTAGACGCTGTTTAAGCCGATTAAGCGAAATGCAATCGCACGAATACTTAGCCACTGAGCACTTACCTTAA
- a CDS encoding BolA family protein → MELSEIEKILTDALELQEVHVRGEGSHFNIIAVGDIFNEMSRVKRQQAVYAPLSDKIADGSMHAITIKTFSVKDWERERQFHIPQ, encoded by the coding sequence ATGGAATTGTCCGAAATTGAAAAAATTCTCACCGACGCCTTAGAGCTTCAAGAAGTTCATGTACGAGGCGAAGGATCTCATTTCAACATTATCGCGGTAGGCGATATTTTTAATGAGATGAGCCGCGTAAAACGCCAACAGGCCGTTTATGCACCCTTATCAGATAAGATTGCCGATGGGTCTATGCATGCCATTACAATCAAAACCTTTTCAGTAAAAGACTGGGAGCGTGAGCGCCAGTTTCACATTCCTCAGTAA
- a CDS encoding DUF2306 domain-containing protein: MLAKSTLAPVSLNPETRASDPLTPTTLSAASKLYDTSQKIGFSCLLIAQAFFVSYLIAGYGFTGITQGVSQWNRFNSTAFVAGDSLGNAMYAAHVLLAIVMIIGGSLQLIPAIRRKYKTFHKYNGRLFVTLACSISLAGMYLLLSRGTVGNPLLHGLTAFSGGMVILSSFFAIRAIRNANVALHQRWALHLFLAANGVLFFRLFIFAWMTLFGTLGINTANFTGPAVISVSVLSYVAPHIIAQLIWMVNVNATDSAIGNSNRTSLLKHLISATLLVVSAIFLIGLFGLTLGSWYPAVIA; the protein is encoded by the coding sequence ATGTTGGCGAAAAGTACCCTAGCACCCGTTTCTCTAAACCCTGAAACCCGAGCATCTGATCCACTAACACCTACTACCTTATCAGCCGCATCAAAGCTGTACGATACCAGCCAGAAAATAGGATTTTCTTGCTTGCTTATCGCGCAAGCTTTCTTTGTTAGTTATTTGATTGCAGGTTATGGCTTTACAGGTATAACCCAAGGAGTGTCTCAATGGAATCGCTTTAATAGCACGGCCTTTGTTGCGGGAGACTCACTTGGCAATGCCATGTATGCCGCGCATGTTTTATTGGCGATAGTCATGATCATTGGCGGAAGCTTGCAACTTATCCCAGCCATTAGGCGTAAATATAAAACCTTTCATAAATATAATGGCCGGCTTTTTGTCACCCTTGCATGCAGTATTTCATTAGCTGGTATGTATCTTCTTCTATCAAGGGGCACCGTTGGCAACCCTTTGCTACATGGGTTAACGGCTTTTTCGGGCGGGATGGTGATTCTAAGTAGTTTCTTTGCTATTCGCGCGATAAGAAACGCCAACGTGGCACTACATCAACGATGGGCGCTACATTTATTTTTAGCCGCCAATGGCGTGCTCTTTTTTAGGCTGTTCATTTTCGCTTGGATGACATTATTTGGCACCCTTGGCATTAATACCGCTAACTTTACTGGCCCTGCGGTAATAAGTGTAAGTGTGCTGTCTTATGTAGCACCTCATATTATTGCACAGTTAATTTGGATGGTTAACGTTAATGCTACCGACAGTGCTATTGGCAATAGCAATCGAACTTCCCTACTAAAACATCTCATAAGCGCAACGCTGTTGGTTGTCTCTGCTATCTTTCTTATTGGACTTTTTGGCTTAACATTGGGGAGCTGGTATCCGGCAGTTATCGCCTAG
- a CDS encoding STAS domain-containing protein yields MSLFQVNDNAQVSVHGHLDRDTLSKNFWESLTSSQSAILVKAGTCCIDLGDVERVDSAGLAWILNAIRDGKREGINVSLREPPEKLRKLAKISDVDGFLPVE; encoded by the coding sequence GTGAGCCTTTTCCAGGTTAACGATAATGCCCAAGTCAGTGTGCATGGTCATTTAGACCGTGACACGCTGTCTAAAAATTTTTGGGAAAGTTTAACCTCTTCGCAAAGCGCTATATTGGTGAAAGCGGGTACGTGTTGTATAGACTTAGGCGATGTTGAGCGAGTAGACAGCGCTGGATTAGCTTGGATATTAAACGCAATTAGAGATGGAAAGCGTGAGGGGATTAATGTTAGCTTGCGTGAACCTCCAGAAAAATTACGTAAACTGGCTAAAATAAGCGACGTTGATGGCTTTTTACCAGTAGAATGA
- a CDS encoding ZapG family protein: MELLVSLALLVVGLIIGFFIGRFVQTKTGGNNAAQTEQQVKEILAQQAQHHIHQTRQSLESIEGQCETLKQQIEEYEALLTQSSDDEDAKVPFYGEQATSYLRNNLKSSEKSKVNKVSDTQPKDFANSGSGLFVGGSEQSTADKS, translated from the coding sequence ATGGAACTGTTAGTGTCTCTTGCTTTACTAGTGGTGGGTTTAATCATTGGCTTTTTTATAGGTCGTTTTGTACAAACCAAAACGGGCGGGAATAACGCAGCTCAAACAGAGCAGCAAGTGAAAGAGATATTAGCTCAGCAAGCTCAACATCACATTCATCAAACCCGTCAAAGCCTTGAAAGTATTGAAGGTCAATGCGAAACACTGAAGCAACAAATTGAAGAATACGAAGCATTGCTCACGCAAAGCAGTGACGATGAAGACGCCAAAGTCCCCTTCTACGGTGAACAAGCGACGTCTTACCTTCGCAACAATTTAAAAAGTTCTGAAAAGTCTAAAGTAAATAAAGTATCCGACACCCAACCAAAAGATTTTGCGAATTCAGGGTCGGGTCTATTCGTCGGCGGTTCTGAGCAATCCACCGCAGACAAGTCATAA
- a CDS encoding DUF421 domain-containing protein — translation MFSALPTLDILLKGLLLTTMGMFWVVLLVRVNGLRSFSKMTNFDFVMTVAVGSLLASASQANSWSAFFQAMIAMAALFLVQFVTALLRRRSDKIEALMQNTPVILMRDGEIIDSALAETRVARSDLMAKLREANVLNMQQVRAVVLETTGDISVLHGNHCADDMLEGTKTIAHQ, via the coding sequence ATGTTTAGCGCCCTACCTACTCTGGATATACTGCTTAAAGGCTTACTGCTAACTACTATGGGGATGTTCTGGGTGGTGTTACTGGTTCGCGTGAATGGACTGCGTTCCTTTTCCAAAATGACCAATTTTGATTTTGTGATGACGGTAGCAGTAGGTTCATTGCTAGCAAGTGCGTCTCAAGCCAATAGTTGGAGCGCGTTCTTTCAGGCCATGATTGCTATGGCAGCCCTGTTCTTAGTGCAGTTCGTCACTGCACTATTGCGCAGACGCTCCGATAAGATTGAAGCACTTATGCAAAATACCCCTGTTATATTAATGCGCGACGGTGAAATTATTGACTCTGCGCTAGCCGAAACCCGGGTGGCCCGTAGCGACCTTATGGCAAAACTTCGAGAAGCAAACGTGCTAAACATGCAACAAGTTAGAGCGGTAGTGCTGGAAACCACTGGCGACATTTCTGTGCTTCACGGAAATCATTGTGCAGATGACATGCTAGAAGGCACTAAAACTATTGCTCATCAGTGA
- a CDS encoding trypsin-like peptidase domain-containing protein, translated as MTGSSIVNFIIKSIFLGTIVALLLLFLLPDLRQGSGLTQGLFTEPSVSASRESYFSPLSRSAPAVVNIYSVSIENDTGLFRNQPRERASLGSGVIMTENGYILTCHHVVENADSIYVAVQDGRILEAQIVGNDPLTDLAVLKVTADNLHIIPQVSEPDIHVGDVVMAIGNPFDLGQTITQGIVSRAGRNGLSNYVDFIQTDAVLNQGNSGGALVDSNGILLGITNANFQVRDSRNRVRNVDGINFAVPYELAKRVMDKIINNGRVIRGQLGFIGGEYRNRPGIEVTAVANGSAADEAGLQPGDIILAIDGIRLESASKTLDMIAETAPGTTLELEISRGGNPLTINALVAELRAQE; from the coding sequence GTGACTGGCAGCTCAATAGTTAATTTCATTATAAAATCAATATTCCTTGGAACAATAGTAGCCTTGCTTCTGTTGTTTTTGTTGCCGGATTTACGTCAAGGTAGCGGCCTTACCCAAGGACTTTTCACCGAGCCCTCTGTGAGTGCCAGCCGTGAAAGCTATTTTTCGCCTTTAAGCCGCTCTGCCCCTGCTGTAGTGAATATTTATAGCGTTAGTATTGAGAACGACACCGGCTTGTTTCGCAATCAGCCTAGAGAGCGCGCCAGTTTAGGTTCAGGCGTGATTATGACCGAAAACGGCTATATTCTTACCTGCCACCATGTAGTAGAAAATGCTGATAGCATCTATGTTGCGGTGCAAGACGGCAGAATATTGGAAGCACAAATAGTGGGTAACGACCCACTTACCGATTTAGCGGTATTGAAAGTAACTGCAGACAACTTACACATTATTCCCCAAGTTTCCGAGCCAGATATTCACGTAGGTGATGTGGTAATGGCTATCGGTAACCCTTTCGATTTAGGACAAACGATTACGCAAGGAATTGTCAGTCGCGCTGGACGCAACGGGCTATCAAACTATGTTGATTTCATCCAGACTGATGCCGTGCTTAACCAAGGTAATTCGGGCGGCGCACTGGTAGACAGTAACGGTATATTATTGGGTATTACCAACGCGAATTTCCAAGTACGTGATTCTCGTAATCGTGTTCGTAATGTAGACGGCATAAACTTCGCAGTACCTTACGAACTCGCCAAGCGAGTGATGGACAAAATTATCAATAATGGCCGTGTTATTCGTGGTCAACTAGGGTTTATTGGTGGTGAGTACCGCAACCGACCAGGTATTGAAGTTACGGCGGTAGCTAACGGTAGCGCTGCAGATGAAGCTGGCTTGCAACCAGGTGACATTATATTAGCCATTGACGGCATTCGTTTAGAAAGCGCGTCGAAGACCTTGGACATGATTGCAGAAACTGCACCTGGTACTACCTTAGAGCTTGAAATTAGCCGTGGTGGTAACCCGCTTACTATTAATGCATTAGTTGCTGAGCTACGAGCGCAAGAATAA
- a CDS encoding MlaC/ttg2D family ABC transporter substrate-binding protein — MMVMGVWMFSLVGMAQAQEINEQNPYELVKGVASKTFDRIKANQEAVKADPEMLRTIMEEELVPHIDYKFAAFMVLGKHFKSVPQEKMGEYITVFRQYLITSYAVAMGYYDNQTVQFEPESSFSDKKSVTVRAVVQDPKRPEIKIAFKVRKDSKTNEWKAYDMVAEGISMLNSKRSEFESILRQDGIDAVIALMREKIGKPVELNQDEPIDFDGETA; from the coding sequence ATGATGGTAATGGGTGTGTGGATGTTCTCTTTAGTGGGAATGGCACAAGCTCAAGAAATCAACGAGCAAAACCCGTATGAGTTGGTTAAAGGCGTTGCTTCTAAAACCTTCGATAGAATTAAAGCGAACCAAGAAGCGGTTAAAGCTGATCCTGAAATGTTGCGCACCATTATGGAAGAAGAGCTAGTACCTCATATCGACTATAAATTTGCTGCTTTCATGGTATTGGGCAAACACTTTAAATCTGTTCCGCAAGAAAAAATGGGTGAATACATTACTGTATTCAGACAATACCTTATTACATCTTACGCGGTTGCGATGGGCTACTACGACAACCAAACGGTTCAATTTGAACCTGAGTCGTCGTTCAGTGATAAAAAATCAGTAACAGTTCGTGCCGTAGTTCAAGATCCAAAGCGTCCAGAGATTAAAATTGCATTTAAAGTACGTAAAGACTCTAAAACTAATGAGTGGAAAGCGTACGACATGGTTGCTGAAGGTATCAGCATGCTAAATAGTAAGCGTAGCGAGTTTGAATCTATCCTTCGCCAAGATGGAATAGATGCCGTGATTGCGCTAATGAGAGAAAAAATTGGTAAGCCGGTTGAGCTAAATCAAGATGAGCCTATCGATTTTGACGGAGAAACTGCGTGA